One window of Alkaliphilus metalliredigens QYMF genomic DNA carries:
- the tpx gene encoding thiol peroxidase produces MDKRKDVVTMGGNPVTLIGNEIKVGVQGPDFTVLTNDMEPFSLQDAGKKVKIISVVPSLDTGVCEFQTTHFNEKASELGDVAILTVSVDLPFAQKRFCGAKGIDQVVTLSDHKDLSFGLNYGFVIEELRLLSRGIVILDKNNIVQYVEYVKEVKEHPNYERALEEAKKLV; encoded by the coding sequence ATGGATAAGAGAAAAGATGTTGTGACAATGGGTGGAAATCCTGTAACACTTATAGGGAATGAGATCAAGGTAGGCGTTCAGGGCCCAGATTTTACTGTGCTGACAAATGATATGGAACCATTTTCATTACAAGATGCAGGGAAAAAAGTAAAGATAATAAGTGTGGTACCGTCTTTAGATACTGGGGTATGTGAATTTCAAACAACACATTTTAATGAAAAAGCATCTGAATTAGGGGATGTAGCCATACTGACAGTAAGCGTAGACTTACCTTTTGCGCAAAAGAGGTTTTGTGGTGCAAAAGGGATTGATCAAGTCGTAACTTTATCGGATCATAAGGATCTATCCTTTGGGTTGAATTATGGATTTGTGATAGAAGAATTGAGGTTATTGAGTAGAGGAATTGTTATACTAGATAAAAACAATATCGTCCAATATGTAGAATACGTAAAAGAGGTAAAAGAGCATCCTAATTATGAAAGAGCACTAGAGGAAGCTAAGAAACTAGTGTAA
- a CDS encoding phosphatase produces the protein MKTLIDLHCHTMASGHAYSTMEEMITKAKQKDIKVLGISDHAPSMPGASHIYYFFNLSVIPRNIDGVTILKGVETNILDYEGNIDMPSEALQKLDYAIASLHPPCIDPGTVQENTNALINAMKNPYVKIIGHPDDSRYPIDAEALVKASKLYNVALEINNSSLKPTSFREGAHENIKSVLILCKKYNTKVIFGSDAHFSYDVGDFSCCIDVIEEIDFPKELIINYSKEAINHLINEDIL, from the coding sequence ATGAAAACACTAATAGATCTTCACTGTCATACAATGGCTAGTGGACATGCTTATAGCACCATGGAGGAAATGATAACAAAAGCAAAGCAAAAAGATATTAAAGTATTAGGGATTTCAGACCATGCCCCCTCCATGCCTGGGGCCTCTCACATATACTATTTCTTTAATTTATCTGTCATCCCAAGGAATATAGATGGGGTAACCATATTAAAGGGAGTGGAAACAAACATCCTAGACTATGAGGGAAATATTGATATGCCTTCGGAGGCTTTACAGAAGCTAGACTATGCCATTGCTAGTTTACATCCCCCTTGTATTGACCCAGGTACAGTCCAAGAAAACACCAATGCGCTAATCAATGCCATGAAAAACCCCTATGTGAAAATCATTGGCCACCCTGATGATTCAAGATATCCAATTGACGCTGAAGCCCTTGTAAAAGCTTCAAAACTATATAATGTAGCCCTTGAGATTAATAATTCTTCTTTAAAGCCCACTAGCTTTAGAGAAGGTGCTCATGAAAATATAAAAAGTGTTTTAATCCTTTGCAAAAAATATAACACAAAAGTGATTTTTGGAAGTGATGCTCATTTTTCCTATGATGTTGGGGATTTTTCTTGCTGTATCGATGTGATAGAAGAGATAGACTTTCCCAAAGAGTTGATTATTAATTATAGTAAAGAAGCAATAAATCATTTAATCAATGAAGATATTCTCTAA
- a CDS encoding nitroreductase family protein — translation MKFKNLIEEMKTVRDFKEESVDNVLIQSIIKAGEETQGIVDDANVSILFIENGEKLHSELNGMAGYHGYLIPAPHYIAILSKKSSSYMENSGYLMESMRLKAWTLGLGTCWLSIEDPEELKNILKTDQDKVITSLIAIGYSYSGIFKTDLSPKTDRKNITDLVYVDSWGTPCNMEYLNARGMTNIFYYAKLAPSWGNKQPWRFIIDNEKVLLLLNEPQIENIYLDAGIMMLYFEKVAQEEGIPGKWNLQIEEGLELKYNIPKEYKAIAYFSL, via the coding sequence ATGAAATTCAAAAATTTAATTGAAGAGATGAAAACAGTAAGGGACTTTAAAGAAGAATCGGTGGATAATGTGTTAATACAAAGTATTATTAAGGCTGGAGAAGAGACCCAAGGTATTGTGGATGATGCCAATGTATCTATTCTATTTATTGAAAATGGTGAGAAGCTCCATAGTGAGTTAAATGGGATGGCAGGGTATCATGGCTATTTAATCCCAGCTCCTCATTATATCGCAATACTATCTAAGAAAAGTTCCAGTTATATGGAAAATAGTGGATACCTAATGGAATCAATGAGATTAAAGGCGTGGACACTTGGATTAGGCACTTGTTGGCTCAGTATTGAAGATCCAGAGGAACTAAAAAACATCCTGAAAACTGATCAGGATAAAGTAATCACATCTCTTATTGCAATTGGTTATTCATACAGTGGGATTTTCAAAACCGATCTATCTCCTAAAACCGATAGAAAGAATATTACTGATTTAGTTTATGTTGATAGCTGGGGCACTCCCTGTAATATGGAATACTTAAATGCTCGTGGCATGACTAACATATTTTACTATGCCAAATTAGCTCCTTCTTGGGGCAATAAACAGCCATGGCGCTTTATAATTGACAATGAAAAGGTACTTCTTCTCCTCAACGAGCCTCAGATTGAAAATATATATTTAGATGCAGGAATTATGATGTTGTATTTTGAAAAGGTAGCACAGGAAGAAGGAATTCCAGGTAAATGGAACTTGCAAATAGAAGAAGGCCTAGAGTTAAAATATAATATTCCTAAGGAATATAAGGCAATTGCTTATTTTTCTTTATAA
- a CDS encoding YeiH family protein: MAHFQKYIKGILVAVALATTSVFVSDAMPSHLIGPGVFALLIGMLLNPMITKYDVFQQGIGFTSKRILRLAIILMGISLSFSQVLEVGKFSLIVMVFTLFTAFGGGYLVGKILKMDWKLSGLISAGTGICGGSAIAAVAPVIDADDSSVAYAISATFIFDVLMVVLFPIMGRYFNMTDIGFGLWTGTAVNDTSSVVAAGYAFSDIAGNYSVIVKLTRTLSIVPVVLIFSFINGYLMRKESKATSNGSDTIALHQGKKIDLGKIFPWFILLFLVMVGIKSTGLISESLSHSISSVSKFLMVMSLGAIGLKTNFSKLAQSGLTPMLHGFTISTLVVVVSFSVQKIMGHL; the protein is encoded by the coding sequence ATGGCACATTTTCAAAAATACATTAAAGGTATATTGGTTGCAGTGGCACTTGCAACGACGTCTGTTTTTGTTAGCGATGCAATGCCCTCTCACCTTATCGGTCCAGGGGTTTTTGCATTACTGATCGGTATGCTCTTAAATCCTATGATTACAAAATATGATGTATTTCAACAGGGAATCGGCTTTACATCGAAGAGAATATTGCGTCTTGCTATTATCCTTATGGGAATTTCCCTTAGTTTTTCTCAGGTGTTAGAGGTAGGTAAGTTTTCACTAATTGTCATGGTTTTCACCCTATTCACAGCCTTTGGTGGTGGATATCTAGTTGGAAAAATTTTAAAAATGGATTGGAAACTTTCGGGGCTTATCTCAGCAGGTACAGGAATATGTGGTGGTTCTGCTATTGCTGCTGTTGCGCCAGTCATTGATGCAGATGACAGTTCTGTGGCCTATGCCATATCAGCTACCTTTATATTTGATGTCCTCATGGTGGTTCTTTTTCCAATCATGGGTAGATACTTTAACATGACTGACATAGGCTTCGGACTTTGGACTGGAACAGCAGTCAATGACACCTCATCAGTTGTTGCGGCCGGATACGCCTTTTCAGACATAGCGGGTAATTATTCTGTCATCGTTAAATTGACAAGAACCCTATCCATCGTTCCTGTTGTGCTTATATTCTCCTTTATTAATGGATACCTTATGAGAAAAGAATCAAAAGCAACTTCAAATGGAAGTGATACAATTGCACTTCATCAGGGAAAAAAAATTGACTTAGGCAAAATTTTCCCTTGGTTTATCCTACTATTTTTAGTTATGGTTGGGATTAAAAGCACAGGGTTAATCTCAGAATCTCTCAGCCACTCCATTTCAAGTGTTAGTAAATTTCTGATGGTTATGTCTTTAGGGGCAATAGGTCTTAAGACAAACTTTAGCAAACTAGCCCAATCAGGATTGACTCC
- a CDS encoding ABC transporter permease, translated as MFAIAALLIGGASVTKATIGQALLGTVLFHTLFIVSPLAGRNMFGDAQLGEFFRSFVAYGVIGVSLGMHAWRKQIEARRKLGV; from the coding sequence ATGTTTGCAATTGCAGCCTTATTGATTGGAGGCGCATCAGTTACAAAAGCTACCATTGGCCAGGCACTATTAGGGACTGTTCTTTTCCATACGTTATTTATTGTTTCACCACTAGCTGGGAGAAATATGTTTGGAGATGCACAGCTAGGAGAATTTTTCAGATCCTTTGTTGCCTATGGAGTCATCGGCGTTTCACTTGGTATGCACGCATGGCGAAAGCAGATTGAGGCAAGAAGAAAGCTAGGGGTTTAA
- a CDS encoding TRAP transporter small permease: protein MEKILESKAFSLVKKSGKLIEWFEVGVLSFGMFALASLLIVNVIARTFFKSIYFVPEISEFLVIAITFAGVSYAVRKARHIRMGAIFDAMNPKIQKVMIIIICAVSAFVMFLMALYAYQYVEVIMNTNQRTPALRLPYWIFLVMVPIGFFSAGLQYIRTIIKNIKEPDVWLSPEQQGEYEVEELQNLADKNKELADELLFNEEHAIEGQDKE, encoded by the coding sequence ATGGAAAAAATCCTAGAAAGTAAAGCCTTCTCCTTGGTTAAAAAGAGTGGCAAGCTCATCGAGTGGTTTGAAGTGGGTGTTTTAAGTTTTGGAATGTTTGCACTTGCCAGTCTCTTGATTGTAAATGTAATTGCACGAACCTTTTTTAAGAGTATTTACTTTGTTCCAGAAATATCGGAGTTTCTGGTAATCGCAATTACTTTTGCTGGTGTCAGCTATGCTGTCCGAAAGGCACGACATATTAGAATGGGAGCCATTTTTGATGCAATGAATCCCAAAATCCAGAAAGTGATGATTATTATTATTTGCGCTGTCAGTGCCTTTGTTATGTTTTTGATGGCCCTTTATGCATACCAATATGTGGAGGTAATCATGAACACCAATCAACGAACACCGGCTTTGCGACTACCTTATTGGATATTTTTAGTAATGGTACCTATTGGTTTTTTTTCAGCTGGACTTCAGTATATACGAACCATTATCAAGAATATTAAGGAGCCAGATGTTTGGCTTTCCCCAGAACAGCAGGGAGAATATGAAGTAGAAGAGCTGCAGAATTTAGCAGACAAAAATAAAGAACTAGCCGATGAGCTATTATTCAATGAAGAGCATGCAATAGAAGGTCAAGACAAAGAGTAA
- a CDS encoding TRAP transporter substrate-binding protein, whose amino-acid sequence MKKRTTKLKKITILLSLILMMSLVLSGCGGGNDVGVDTPAPDTSSEAPAEENGQIYPQNLEPKFASEEIEGDFMTVWAEHYADEMREWSNGQYDVTVYPYGTLGDTRDINQLAQYGVVEYVFTDFAWISAFVPEAQVLALHYLWPEERLPEVIDWVVRNGDFMEIMEQSFRRNGLVPLSVLYEGWQWITANEPIRTIDDMAGFKVRIMGSTLLVEDYQAYGAVPTPMDYGEVYGGLQMGVIDGQINPLFAIRSMNFYEVQDYMTQIYAEPFLGIPTVNMSFFDSLPVEAQEKMREWWIDAIIPAGEWIDEKHEEDLAAMLADRPNIEIIEIRGEELKPFQERAATVYPKFVEIGGEQSQEILDALQKDIEAAKQALGIN is encoded by the coding sequence GTGAAAAAACGAACAACGAAGTTGAAAAAAATCACAATATTGTTAAGTCTTATCTTAATGATGAGTTTAGTGCTGTCAGGATGTGGGGGCGGAAATGATGTAGGCGTGGATACGCCAGCTCCTGACACATCAAGTGAAGCACCTGCAGAAGAAAATGGCCAAATATACCCACAAAATCTTGAGCCTAAGTTTGCTTCAGAGGAAATTGAAGGAGACTTTATGACTGTCTGGGCAGAGCATTATGCTGATGAAATGAGAGAATGGTCAAATGGACAATATGATGTAACTGTTTATCCCTATGGTACCCTTGGTGATACCCGTGATATCAATCAACTAGCACAATATGGTGTTGTAGAGTATGTATTTACTGATTTTGCATGGATCAGTGCATTTGTGCCAGAAGCCCAGGTGCTGGCATTACATTACTTATGGCCAGAAGAACGTCTTCCGGAGGTAATCGATTGGGTCGTGAGAAATGGTGATTTCATGGAAATCATGGAACAAAGTTTCCGTCGTAACGGACTCGTACCATTAAGTGTCTTGTACGAAGGATGGCAGTGGATAACAGCAAATGAGCCAATCAGAACAATAGATGATATGGCAGGATTTAAAGTAAGGATCATGGGATCCACCCTATTGGTAGAAGATTATCAGGCCTATGGTGCAGTTCCGACGCCAATGGACTATGGAGAGGTTTATGGTGGGCTTCAAATGGGCGTTATTGATGGTCAAATAAACCCACTTTTTGCAATTAGAAGTATGAACTTCTATGAGGTGCAGGACTATATGACTCAAATTTATGCTGAACCTTTCTTAGGGATTCCTACTGTAAATATGTCTTTCTTTGACTCTCTACCAGTAGAAGCTCAGGAAAAAATGAGAGAGTGGTGGATTGACGCCATTATCCCAGCGGGGGAATGGATTGATGAAAAACATGAAGAAGACCTAGCAGCAATGCTAGCGGATCGTCCTAATATTGAGATAATTGAAATTAGAGGAGAGGAACTTAAACCATTCCAAGAGAGAGCAGCAACTGTGTATCCAAAGTTTGTTGAAATCGGAGGAGAGCAGAGTCAGGAAATCTTAGATGCCCTTCAAAAAGATATAGAGGCAGCAAAACAAGCATTAGGAATTAACTAA
- a CDS encoding M20 metallopeptidase family protein: MNIREEIKHYTQELIDLRRDFHQHPELGFEEFRSSQIIQNYLIKCGIEVKKIAKTGVVGVLKGNEKGPTVLLRADMDALPIHEENDIAYKSIYEGKMHACGHDGHMAMLLIAAKILSKQKKHINGNIKFVFQPNEEDAGAAEMIREGVLENPTPDVAIGAHLWSSIETGKIGIAEGPIMASSEYFWLKIIGKGGHGGAPHESIDPIICASNIIQEVQAIQSRRINVITEPTVITFGSIQGGSFPIIIPETVELKGSIRCLHNELEKIKELFERKIRCQCQSDETTYELSYKCGNGLLSNDPKTTKLVKDVAVKVVDKDNLVSDVKVMLGEDFSEFSASVPSCFYFIGAGNVKKQTDYFHHHPRFNIDEDALLIGVEIHVRTALDYLK, translated from the coding sequence ATGAACATTAGAGAAGAAATTAAGCATTATACTCAAGAACTTATTGACTTAAGAAGAGATTTTCATCAGCATCCAGAGCTAGGTTTTGAAGAATTTAGGTCGTCACAGATTATCCAAAACTATTTAATAAAATGTGGTATTGAAGTAAAGAAGATTGCAAAAACAGGGGTTGTAGGCGTTTTAAAAGGAAATGAAAAAGGGCCTACTGTTTTATTAAGAGCAGATATGGATGCGCTGCCAATTCATGAAGAAAATGACATTGCCTATAAATCTATTTATGAGGGAAAGATGCATGCGTGCGGTCATGATGGGCATATGGCAATGCTTCTCATTGCAGCAAAAATTCTATCCAAACAAAAGAAACATATTAATGGAAATATCAAGTTTGTATTTCAACCAAATGAAGAGGATGCTGGAGCTGCAGAAATGATTCGAGAAGGTGTATTGGAGAATCCAACTCCTGACGTAGCCATAGGCGCACATTTATGGTCATCGATTGAAACTGGAAAGATAGGCATAGCCGAGGGACCAATTATGGCTTCTAGCGAATATTTTTGGTTGAAGATCATAGGGAAAGGGGGGCATGGCGGGGCACCGCATGAAAGTATTGACCCAATTATATGCGCAAGTAATATTATTCAAGAAGTTCAAGCCATTCAATCTAGAAGGATAAATGTGATAACTGAACCTACAGTCATTACATTTGGTAGCATCCAAGGAGGATCGTTCCCAATTATTATACCTGAAACCGTTGAGCTAAAGGGATCTATACGATGTTTACACAATGAACTGGAAAAAATAAAGGAACTATTTGAACGGAAGATTCGATGTCAATGCCAATCAGATGAAACTACCTATGAATTGAGTTATAAGTGTGGAAATGGATTACTAAGTAATGACCCCAAAACAACAAAGCTAGTTAAAGATGTTGCTGTAAAAGTAGTAGATAAGGATAACCTAGTGTCGGATGTAAAGGTAATGTTAGGAGAAGACTTTTCTGAATTTTCGGCAAGTGTACCCAGTTGCTTTTACTTTATTGGAGCGGGTAATGTGAAAAAACAAACTGACTATTTTCATCATCATCCTAGGTTTAATATTGATGAAGATGCATTGTTAATTGGAGTAGAAATCCACGTAAGAACAGCTTTGGACTACTTGAAATAA